A single region of the Leisingera thetidis genome encodes:
- a CDS encoding MarR family winged helix-turn-helix transcriptional regulator: MPEGRTGQGYGGESLLFLTDEQLRQGIEAMFFAYRGFTADPDRILAELSYGRAHHRAIHFINRSPGTTVNNLLSILGVTKQSLNRVLRTLIGDGLVESKVGELDKRERHLYLTDQGAALEATLSDAQRARMRAAYKDAGPEAVQGFKKVLEAMMDADMRRAYAKLRETGA; this comes from the coding sequence ATGCCTGAAGGCCGGACAGGGCAGGGATACGGCGGTGAAAGCCTGCTGTTTCTGACCGATGAGCAGCTGCGCCAGGGGATTGAGGCAATGTTTTTTGCCTACCGCGGCTTTACCGCCGATCCGGACCGGATCCTGGCAGAACTGTCCTATGGCCGGGCGCATCACCGGGCGATCCACTTCATCAACCGCTCGCCCGGCACAACAGTCAACAACCTCCTCAGCATTCTGGGAGTCACGAAACAGTCGCTGAACCGGGTGCTGCGCACGCTGATCGGCGACGGTCTGGTGGAAAGCAAGGTCGGCGAGCTGGACAAGCGCGAGCGGCATCTCTACCTGACCGATCAGGGCGCAGCGCTGGAGGCGACCCTGTCGGACGCCCAGCGCGCCCGGATGCGGGCGGCCTACAAGGATGCCGGCCCCGAGGCAGTGCAGGGCTTCAAGAAGGTGCTAGAGGCGATGATGGATGCCGACATGCGCCGCGCCTATGCCAAGCTGAGGGAAACCGGTGCATGA
- a CDS encoding branched-chain amino acid aminotransferase, translating to MAGYDDRDGVIWMDGELVDWRDAKVHILTHAMHYASSVFEGERAYNGKIFKSREHSVRLIASAEALDMPMPYTVEQIEAAKEEALKASGLQDAYVRALVWRGSGEDMGVASAANPVRMAVAVWGWGAYYGDAKMQGAKLAIAEWKRPSPETIPVHAKAAGLYMICTISKHKAAAQGCSDALFMDYRGYVAEATGANIFFVKGGEVHTPLPDCFLNGITRQTVIGMLKDKGITVHERHIMPEEMEEFEQCWLTGTAAEVTPVGEIGPYKFEVGALTREIAEDYEKLVRS from the coding sequence ATGGCAGGTTATGACGACCGCGACGGTGTGATCTGGATGGATGGGGAGCTGGTCGATTGGCGGGATGCCAAGGTGCATATCCTGACCCATGCGATGCATTATGCTTCCTCGGTGTTCGAAGGGGAACGCGCCTACAACGGCAAGATCTTCAAAAGCCGCGAGCATTCCGTGCGCCTGATCGCCTCGGCCGAGGCGCTGGACATGCCGATGCCCTACACGGTGGAGCAGATCGAGGCAGCCAAGGAAGAGGCGCTGAAAGCCTCCGGCCTGCAGGACGCCTATGTGCGGGCGCTGGTGTGGCGGGGTTCGGGCGAGGACATGGGGGTGGCTTCGGCCGCCAACCCGGTGCGGATGGCGGTCGCAGTCTGGGGCTGGGGCGCCTATTACGGCGATGCCAAGATGCAGGGCGCCAAATTGGCGATTGCCGAGTGGAAACGCCCGTCGCCGGAAACCATTCCGGTCCACGCCAAAGCCGCCGGACTTTACATGATCTGCACCATCTCCAAGCACAAGGCGGCGGCGCAGGGCTGCTCGGACGCGCTGTTCATGGATTACCGCGGCTATGTGGCCGAGGCCACCGGTGCCAACATCTTCTTTGTGAAGGGGGGCGAGGTTCACACTCCGCTGCCGGATTGCTTTTTGAACGGCATCACCCGCCAGACCGTGATCGGCATGCTCAAGGACAAGGGCATCACCGTGCACGAACGCCACATCATGCCGGAAGAGATGGAAGAGTTCGAGCAGTGCTGGCTAACCGGCACCGCCGCCGAGGTGACCCCGGTCGGCGAAATCGGCCCCTACAAGTTCGAAGTCGGCGCTCTGACCCGCGAGATCGCCGAGGACTACGAAAAGCTGGTCCGCTCGTAA
- a CDS encoding histone deacetylase family protein, which produces MATALITHADCLSHVTPDGHPEQVARLEHILHALEPLDLKRVTAPMAAEDDILRIHPASYLADLRKASPAEGWVQIDGDTFMSPGSLDAAFRAAGAVVRGVDMVLGGDVQNAFAAVRPPGHHAETDTAMGFCLFGNAALAAKHALDHHGLSRVAVVDFDVHHGNGTQDLLWDEPRALVITSQQMPLWPGSGRPEEDGAHGNILNMPLAPGSGRAEMQSAYETQAFPRLRAFKPELVIISAGFDAHQDDPLASLNWATADFAWITAELCKLASELCGGRIVSTLEGGYDLNALAAATRAHVEELMKAPA; this is translated from the coding sequence ATGGCAACCGCTTTGATTACCCACGCAGACTGCTTGTCTCACGTGACACCGGACGGACACCCCGAACAGGTCGCACGCCTGGAACACATCCTGCACGCGCTGGAGCCCTTGGACCTGAAACGGGTCACCGCACCGATGGCCGCCGAAGATGACATCCTGCGCATCCACCCGGCCTCCTATCTCGCAGATCTGCGCAAGGCCTCCCCGGCCGAGGGCTGGGTCCAGATCGATGGCGACACCTTCATGTCCCCCGGCTCGCTGGATGCGGCCTTCCGCGCGGCCGGCGCGGTGGTGCGCGGCGTCGATATGGTGCTGGGCGGCGACGTGCAGAACGCCTTTGCCGCGGTCCGCCCGCCGGGGCACCACGCCGAGACCGATACCGCCATGGGCTTCTGCCTGTTCGGCAATGCGGCGCTCGCGGCCAAACACGCGCTGGACCATCACGGCCTGAGCCGCGTCGCAGTGGTGGATTTCGACGTGCATCACGGCAACGGCACCCAGGACCTGCTGTGGGACGAGCCGCGCGCCCTGGTGATCACCAGCCAGCAGATGCCGCTGTGGCCCGGATCGGGCCGCCCGGAAGAGGACGGTGCCCACGGTAATATCCTCAACATGCCGCTGGCGCCGGGGTCGGGCCGGGCGGAAATGCAGTCTGCCTATGAAACCCAGGCCTTTCCCCGCCTGCGCGCCTTCAAGCCGGAGCTGGTCATCATCTCTGCCGGCTTTGACGCCCATCAGGACGACCCGCTCGCCAGCCTGAACTGGGCCACCGCGGATTTCGCCTGGATCACCGCGGAACTGTGCAAACTCGCAAGTGAGCTCTGCGGGGGCCGTATCGTCTCGACTTTGGAAGGCGGATATGATCTGAACGCGCTGGCCGCCGCAACGCGCGCGCATGTGGAAGAATTGATGAAGGCACCGGCATGA
- a CDS encoding polyprenyl synthetase family protein, which yields MSAEAEARTRPFDDALKDAQARIRAHMEMRLAGSDDLHAAMRYAVSGGKMLRGFLVLESARLHSVPQGAAIEAALAIECIHAYSLVHDDLPCMDDDDLRRGQPTLHRKWDEAMAVLAGDSLQSFAFELLADPKVGPHALSLIRGLAQSSGKDGMVSGQMLDIAAETAAGPLTLDQITRLQGRKTGCLIEWSATAGAVLAGSDSAPLRQYARALGLAFQIADDILDVEGDAAKVGKAVRKDADAGKATFVSLLGLAEAKARAKDLCAEACAALSPYGEAAATLKEAARFVIARDS from the coding sequence ATGAGTGCCGAAGCCGAAGCCCGAACACGCCCCTTTGATGATGCGCTGAAGGACGCACAGGCCCGCATCCGCGCACATATGGAAATGCGGCTGGCGGGCAGCGACGATCTGCACGCCGCCATGCGTTATGCCGTTTCCGGCGGCAAGATGCTGCGCGGCTTCCTGGTGCTGGAGAGCGCCCGGTTGCATAGCGTGCCACAGGGGGCCGCCATCGAGGCCGCGCTCGCCATCGAATGCATCCACGCCTATTCATTGGTGCATGACGACCTGCCCTGCATGGACGACGACGACCTGCGCCGCGGCCAGCCCACCCTGCACCGGAAATGGGATGAGGCGATGGCGGTTCTGGCCGGCGACAGCCTGCAAAGTTTTGCCTTTGAATTGCTGGCGGACCCCAAGGTCGGCCCGCATGCACTGTCCCTGATCCGCGGTCTGGCGCAATCCTCCGGCAAGGACGGCATGGTCTCGGGCCAGATGCTGGACATCGCTGCGGAAACCGCCGCCGGGCCGCTGACGCTGGACCAGATCACCCGGCTGCAAGGCCGCAAGACCGGCTGCCTGATCGAATGGTCCGCCACCGCCGGCGCGGTGCTGGCGGGCAGCGATTCCGCCCCGCTGCGGCAATACGCACGGGCCTTGGGCCTTGCCTTCCAGATTGCCGACGACATCTTGGATGTGGAAGGCGATGCCGCAAAGGTTGGCAAGGCCGTGCGCAAGGATGCCGATGCCGGCAAGGCAACCTTTGTCTCGCTGCTGGGGCTGGCTGAGGCAAAAGCCCGCGCAAAGGATCTCTGCGCGGAAGCTTGCGCCGCGCTGTCCCCTTATGGCGAGGCGGCTGCAACCTTGAAGGAAGCCGCGCGTTTCGTTATTGCGCGCGACAGCTAA
- a CDS encoding exodeoxyribonuclease VII small subunit, protein MTETPVDQMSFEQAMRELEGVVDQLERGDVALDASIALYERGAALKKRCEDELKRAEEKVAAISLDANGTPTGTQPLDAG, encoded by the coding sequence ATGACTGAGACCCCCGTAGACCAGATGAGCTTTGAACAGGCGATGCGCGAGCTGGAAGGCGTGGTGGACCAGCTGGAACGCGGCGACGTGGCGCTTGACGCCTCGATTGCGCTCTATGAACGGGGCGCAGCCCTGAAGAAACGCTGCGAGGATGAGCTGAAGCGCGCCGAGGAAAAGGTCGCCGCCATCTCGCTGGATGCCAACGGCACCCCGACAGGCACCCAGCCGCTGGACGCCGGATAA
- a CDS encoding response regulator — protein MSTNDAHLLIVDDDERIRGLLKKFLMRSGFLVTAARDAAHARRVLAGLEFDLIIMDVMMPGEDGISLTTSLRETMTTPILLLTAKGDTEDRIAGLEAGADDYLPKPFEPKELLLRVNAILRRMPDTVAQESAPKVLHLGAIRYDIERGEMWQGDELIRLTGTESQLMKIFSTQPGEPVSRTKLVEDLGRDRGQAQERAVDVQITRLRRKIEPNPKQPQYLQTVRGAGYMLAPD, from the coding sequence ATGAGCACGAACGATGCCCATCTGCTGATTGTGGATGATGACGAGCGCATCCGCGGCCTGCTGAAGAAGTTCCTGATGCGTTCCGGGTTTCTGGTGACTGCGGCGCGCGATGCCGCCCATGCCCGCCGGGTGCTGGCGGGACTGGAATTCGACCTGATCATCATGGATGTGATGATGCCTGGAGAAGACGGCATTTCACTGACCACCTCTTTGCGCGAAACCATGACCACCCCGATCCTGCTGCTGACCGCCAAGGGTGACACTGAGGACAGGATCGCCGGGCTGGAGGCCGGCGCGGATGACTACCTGCCCAAGCCCTTTGAGCCCAAGGAGCTTCTGCTGCGGGTCAATGCGATCCTGCGCAGGATGCCAGACACCGTGGCGCAGGAAAGCGCCCCAAAGGTTCTGCACCTGGGTGCCATCCGCTATGACATCGAACGCGGCGAAATGTGGCAGGGCGATGAGCTGATCCGCCTCACCGGCACTGAAAGCCAGCTGATGAAGATCTTCTCGACCCAGCCCGGCGAGCCGGTCTCCCGCACCAAGCTGGTCGAGGATCTGGGCCGCGACCGTGGCCAGGCGCAGGAACGGGCGGTGGATGTGCAGATCACCCGCCTGCGCCGCAAGATAGAACCGAACCCGAAACAGCCGCAATACCTGCAGACGGTGCGCGGCGCGGGCTATATGCTGGCGCCGGACTGA